From the genome of Populus alba chromosome 10, ASM523922v2, whole genome shotgun sequence, one region includes:
- the LOC118057373 gene encoding uncharacterized protein yields the protein MSNFNFDFGIGSNRPKSLNDQRNPNPSPYSSSTTQSKPTWQPNKPSWTHQPAPAQSMVRPGGLNGPASMVGDITGKSWNSAIGSGSGIGIVEKNPNLFCDLVTSAIGNTKGSSNSNAPLKNVNKSAYSMGNLADSLPKTSGSTAKSGGGWVGNDNLGGYSSGYNRNSGNANVSVGLNKSSNLGGASMKSMSGGGMSGSKDPFSSLVDFGMNQKQGNINSASKDNKPSGNATGDAFGAFQNASSAKSVPSGGVGASNNGFMGSNTSSKSNIDDFGTFNNSFPTQKQQAPVQPSVGDPLDMFFTPSSGNASTVSGGLGGHPLSEVDDWGLDSGLGGGGVNDSHGATTELEGLPAPPAGVTASAAKNKGIENQKQGQYADAIKWLSWAVVLLEKTGDKASTMEVLSTRASCYKEVGEYKKAVADCSKVLEHDDANVSVLVQRALLYESMEKYRLGAEDLRVVLKIDPANRVARSTVHRLTKMAD from the exons ATGAGCAACTTCAATTTCGATTTTGGAATCGGATCAAACCGACCCAAATCCTTAAACGATCAAAGGAACCCAAACCCATCTCCGTATTCATCTTCTACAACACAATCTAAGCCTACGTGGCAACCCAATAAGCCATCATGGACGCACCAACCGGCACCAGCCCAGTCAATGGTCCGACCCGGTGGTTTGAATGGACCCGCTTCTATGGTGGGTGATATAACTGGGAAGAGTTGGAATTCGGCTATCGGTTCGGGTTCTGGTATTGGGATTGTTGAAAAGAACCCTAATTTGTTTTGTGATCTCGTTACTTCTGCTATTGGAAATACCAAGGGTAGCAGTAATAGTAATGCTCCTCtgaaaaatgttaataaaagcGCATATTCGATGGGGAATTTGGCTGATTCTTTGCCGAAAACGAGTGGATCCACCGCCAAGAGTGGTGGAGGCTGggttggtaatgataatttgggTGGTTATTCCAGTGGATATAATAGAAATAGTGGTAATGCTAATGTTAGTGTTGGTCTTAATAAAAGTTCGAATCTTGGGGGGGCGTCGATGAAGAGTATGAGTGGTGGTGGAATGAGTGGAAGTAAGGACCCTTTTAGTTCTTTGGTTGATTTTGGAATGAATCAGAAACAAGGTAATATTAATTCGGCTAGTAAAGATAATAAGCCGTCTGGCAATGCTACTGGTGATGCATTCGGTGCATTTCAAAATGCTTCAAGTGCAAAATCGGTTCCATCAGGTGGTGTTGGTGCTAGCAATAATGGTTTCATGGGATCAAATACGAGTTCCAAGTCCAATATTGATGACTTTGGAACGTTCAACAATAGCTTTCCTACTCAGAAGCAGCAGGCACCGGTTCAACCTTCAGTTGGTGATCCGCTTGACATGTTCTTCACACCTTCCTCGGGAAATGCTTCAACAGTATCTGGAGGATTGGGAGGGCATCCATTGTCGGAAGTTGATGATTGGGGATTGGATTCTGGGCTTGGAGGGGGAGGCGTGAATGATTCTCATGGTGCCACCACTGAGCTTGAAGGGCTTCCAGCTCCTCCTGCTGGGGTAACAGCTTCTGCAGCAAAGAACAAGGGCATTGAAAATCAAAAACAGGGGCAATATGCAGATGCCATCAAGTGGCTGTCTTGGGCTGTGGTACTTCTTGAGAAAACAGGTGATAAGGCTTCCACCATGGAGGTTTTATCAACCAGAGCTTCATGTTATAAAGAAGTTGGAGAGTATAAGAAGGCAGTGGCTGATTGTTCAAAG GTGCTTGAACATGATGATGCGAATGTATCTGTTCTTGTACAGCGTGCACTCCTGTATGAGAGTATGGAAAAGTACAGGCTCGGAGCAGAAGATCTGCGGGTTGTTCTGAAGATTGATCCTGCCAACAGGGTTGCAAGGAGTACTGTTCACCGTTTGACCAAAATGGCAGACTAG